The following coding sequences lie in one Niabella agricola genomic window:
- a CDS encoding NAD(P)/FAD-dependent oxidoreductase, whose translation MDQSSKKVVIVGGGFAGVTLAKKLNNQPGFDVTLVDSNNYNFFPPLLYQVATGFLEPSSISYPFRKFLRGKKNIRFRMGELKKVLPDERQLVLSNGTLSYDLLVLATGATTNYFGMEQVQQHAIPMKTLSDALAMRNTLLNRLEEASRTTDVDYKRKLVTFVVAGAGPTGVEISGMFAEMRATIIRKDYPDLIGRNLGEIFLVDGGDAVLKPMSKNAQQYSKKSLEALGVHIKLNTTVKDFVNDTVFLSDGSTIETRNLIWAAGVAAKTFEGIPAECYGRGKRLIVDAYNKVEGLQDVYAIGDTCLQTTDAAFPNGHPQVAQVALQQGANLAKNLLHPQNLKPFAYVDKGSMAIIGRNKAVADLTKPKMRFGGFFAWLIWLFIHVMSLLTLKNRLRTLTNWIIAYFSKDQSFRMIIRPEDREETV comes from the coding sequence ATGGATCAATCGTCTAAAAAAGTAGTGATTGTTGGTGGCGGATTTGCAGGGGTAACCCTGGCCAAGAAACTCAACAACCAACCAGGTTTTGACGTAACCCTGGTAGACAGCAACAATTATAATTTCTTTCCCCCGTTGCTTTACCAGGTAGCTACCGGCTTCCTCGAGCCCTCCAGCATCAGTTATCCGTTCCGGAAATTTTTAAGAGGTAAAAAAAACATCCGTTTCCGGATGGGTGAGTTAAAGAAAGTACTCCCTGATGAACGGCAACTCGTGCTCTCCAATGGTACCCTGAGCTATGATCTTTTAGTACTGGCCACCGGCGCCACTACCAATTATTTCGGCATGGAGCAGGTACAGCAACATGCGATTCCGATGAAAACATTAAGCGATGCCCTCGCCATGCGGAATACGCTTTTGAACCGGCTGGAAGAAGCATCCCGTACTACAGATGTGGATTATAAAAGAAAACTGGTAACCTTTGTGGTTGCAGGTGCAGGTCCTACAGGCGTGGAAATCTCCGGTATGTTTGCAGAAATGCGGGCTACGATCATCCGGAAAGATTATCCCGATCTGATCGGAAGGAACCTGGGAGAAATTTTCCTGGTAGACGGCGGGGATGCGGTGTTAAAACCCATGTCGAAAAATGCCCAGCAGTATTCCAAAAAATCGCTGGAAGCCCTGGGTGTACATATAAAACTCAATACCACCGTAAAGGATTTTGTGAATGATACGGTTTTTTTATCCGATGGCAGCACCATTGAAACCAGGAACCTGATCTGGGCGGCCGGTGTGGCGGCAAAAACATTTGAAGGCATACCAGCGGAATGCTACGGACGTGGCAAGCGCTTAATAGTAGACGCATATAACAAGGTGGAGGGACTGCAGGATGTGTATGCCATCGGCGATACCTGCCTGCAAACCACAGATGCCGCTTTTCCAAACGGGCATCCCCAGGTAGCACAGGTGGCGCTTCAGCAAGGCGCCAACCTCGCAAAGAACCTGCTGCATCCGCAAAACCTCAAACCTTTTGCGTATGTAGATAAAGGGTCCATGGCTATTATCGGGCGTAATAAAGCCGTTGCCGATCTTACCAAACCCAAAATGCGCTTTGGTGGCTTTTTTGCCTGGTTGATCTGGCTGTTCATCCATGTAATGTCCTTACTCACGCTAAAGAACCGACTGCGGACCCTAACCAACTGGATCATTGCTTATTTCAGCAAGGACCAATCTTTCCGGATGATCATCCGGCCGGAAGACCGGGAAGAAACGGTTTAA
- the mqnC gene encoding cyclic dehypoxanthinyl futalosine synthase: MILQDLYKKAAAFEFLSVEEGVFLYHHAPLSDLMLIADELRKQQVPHGKVTWQIDRNVNTTNVCIANCKFCNFFRIPGHPDAYITDMPTYRKKIEETIKYGGDQLLLQGGHHPELGLQFYVDTFRQIKAEFPDIRLHALGPPEIAHITKLEKSTHREVLQALKEAGLDSLPGAGAEILIDRVRRLISKGKCGAQEWLDIMHEAHKLDITTSATMMFGHVETIEERFEHLVKIREVQSRKPEGANGFLAFIAWTFQDVDTLLTRIRGVHNLTTADEYIKMVALSRIMLPNIKNIQASWLTVGKPTAQLCLHAGANDFGSIMIEENVVSAAGAPHRFTYKSIQEAIREAGFEPQLRTQKYEWRKIPEAIVEQVVDY; this comes from the coding sequence ATGATATTACAGGATCTTTATAAAAAAGCCGCGGCGTTTGAATTTTTGAGTGTGGAGGAAGGCGTTTTTCTTTATCACCATGCGCCACTTTCCGACCTGATGTTGATCGCAGATGAGCTGCGGAAGCAACAGGTGCCACATGGAAAAGTAACCTGGCAGATCGACCGCAATGTAAACACGACCAATGTATGTATTGCCAACTGCAAGTTTTGTAATTTTTTCCGTATTCCCGGGCACCCGGATGCTTATATTACCGATATGCCCACTTACCGGAAAAAAATTGAGGAAACCATCAAGTACGGCGGCGACCAGTTGCTGTTGCAGGGCGGGCACCACCCGGAACTGGGGCTTCAGTTTTACGTAGATACCTTCCGCCAGATTAAGGCCGAGTTTCCGGACATCCGGTTACACGCGCTCGGACCACCCGAAATAGCGCATATTACCAAATTGGAAAAAAGTACACACCGGGAAGTATTGCAGGCGCTGAAAGAGGCCGGGCTGGATTCGCTGCCCGGAGCCGGAGCCGAAATACTCATCGACCGGGTACGGCGCCTCATCAGCAAGGGAAAATGCGGCGCCCAGGAATGGCTGGATATCATGCACGAAGCGCACAAACTGGATATTACCACTTCCGCCACCATGATGTTTGGCCATGTGGAAACTATCGAAGAACGTTTTGAACACCTGGTAAAAATACGGGAAGTTCAGAGCCGCAAGCCGGAAGGCGCCAACGGGTTCCTGGCCTTTATTGCCTGGACCTTCCAGGATGTGGATACCTTGCTCACACGGATACGCGGTGTACACAACCTCACCACGGCAGATGAATACATAAAAATGGTAGCCCTCAGCCGCATCATGCTGCCCAATATTAAAAATATTCAGGCCTCCTGGCTTACGGTTGGAAAACCTACAGCCCAGCTGTGTTTACATGCCGGTGCCAATGATTTCGGAAGTATTATGATAGAGGAGAACGTGGTAAGCGCTGCCGGAGCCCCGCACCGGTTCACCTATAAATCCATACAGGAAGCCATTCGCGAAGCCGGTTTTGAACCGCAGCTGCGCACACAGAAATACGAATGGCGTAAGATTCCGGAGGCTATTGTGGAACAAGTGGTGGATTATTAG
- a CDS encoding HesB/IscA family protein produces MAEHTKNTIPGNIYVSESAKKRIREILAEKQAEDNGSYFLRVSVVSGGCSGLSYKLDFDTQQQPMDQVFEDNDVKVVTDMKSLLYLLDTTLEFSDGLNGKGFYFNNPNASRTCACGESFAV; encoded by the coding sequence ATGGCGGAGCACACTAAAAATACAATACCCGGTAACATTTACGTAAGCGAAAGCGCCAAAAAGCGCATCCGCGAGATCCTGGCTGAAAAGCAGGCGGAAGATAACGGCTCGTATTTTTTGCGGGTGAGCGTGGTAAGCGGCGGCTGCTCCGGTTTGAGTTATAAACTGGATTTTGATACACAGCAGCAGCCGATGGACCAGGTATTTGAGGATAATGATGTAAAAGTGGTGACTGATATGAAAAGTTTGCTTTACCTTTTAGACACCACGCTTGAATTTTCCGATGGACTGAACGGCAAAGGGTTTTATTTCAATAATCCCAATGCATCCCGGACCTGCGCCTGCGGGGAAAGCTTTGCCGTTTAG